In Anaerolineales bacterium, the following are encoded in one genomic region:
- a CDS encoding cation-translocating P-type ATPase translates to MARTPLPINREAQIDQPWHQLGRQEVAEKLGSSGERGLSEAEAQQRLQKYGPNRLEEAPPKGFLAMLWEQLNNFVVYLLFAAAGISMVLGEWVEASAVLAIVVLNAGFGIIQERRAEQALAALRQLASPDAQVLRDGRRLTIPSHEVVPGDIVFVEAGNYIPADLRLLESVNLRIEEAALTGESVPVEKSAARLEQADVSLGDRVNTAFMGTLVAYGRGRGIVIGTGMRTQVGLIAEMLQAVHQEQTPLQRRLEELGRWLGWAALVICGVVFLVGWLRGQDALHMFEVAVTLAIAAVPEGLPAVVTIALALGMREMIQRNALIRRLSSVETLGSATVIGSDKTGTLTQNAMTVTDVWVDGRRVSISGTGYVPRGEFSLDGKPLDLSKNDGLGTALWLAALNNDAILEPSGESESQQTLRVIGDPTEAAMLVAAAKAYAAYEELKHTFPRVQEIPFDSTRKRMSTIHHVAQPANSDLSPFASDDQKQGWHVVAVKGAPDVVLGLCQQYATMDDKVVDLTDDMRNRVLEANDHMAQDALRVIAVAYRLVKDVPDKLTPEHVEKDLVFVGLLGMIDPPRPEVQGALQKARKAGIRTVMITGDYPQTARAIALQIGLVNEENSQVISGTELNEMSDEQLQQELHRTSVFARVSPEHKVRIVSALRANGNVVAMTGDGVNDAPALKQADIGVAMGITGTDVAKETADMVLTDDNYASIVSAVEQGRVIYSNIRKFVFFLLSCNTAEIMIIFTAIMMGLPAPLAPIQLLWLNLLTDGAPALALGTEKGDPDVMEAQPRGKDEPIIDGEMRLGIIIQTIVKTVAVLGAYIAGLQLFPVSEGINLTAETMAFLTLGFCELARAYTARSEHYSMFHGGVFSNKNMNWAVLLSSVLLLIVVYVPGLQGIFETTPMGLEHWIYILPLALVPAIAAEITKWFLLRNLRRKQVTA, encoded by the coding sequence GTGGCACGTACGCCTTTACCTATTAACCGAGAAGCACAAATTGATCAGCCTTGGCACCAACTGGGCCGCCAAGAAGTTGCCGAAAAACTCGGCAGCTCCGGTGAGCGCGGCTTAAGTGAAGCCGAGGCGCAACAACGTCTGCAAAAATATGGCCCCAATCGCCTGGAGGAAGCTCCGCCCAAGGGCTTTTTGGCAATGCTGTGGGAGCAGTTAAACAACTTTGTGGTTTACCTGCTCTTCGCCGCAGCCGGCATTTCAATGGTGTTGGGCGAGTGGGTGGAAGCCAGCGCGGTGCTGGCCATCGTGGTGTTGAACGCCGGCTTCGGCATCATCCAAGAGCGCCGGGCTGAGCAAGCCCTGGCGGCTCTGCGCCAGCTGGCCTCGCCCGACGCGCAAGTGCTGCGCGACGGCCGCCGCCTGACGATCCCTTCGCACGAGGTGGTGCCCGGCGACATCGTCTTTGTCGAAGCGGGCAACTATATCCCCGCTGACCTGCGCCTGCTGGAGTCGGTCAATCTACGGATTGAAGAAGCCGCTCTGACCGGCGAATCGGTGCCAGTGGAGAAATCCGCCGCCCGCCTGGAGCAGGCGGATGTCTCGCTGGGCGACCGGGTCAATACCGCCTTTATGGGCACGCTGGTGGCCTACGGCCGCGGCCGCGGCATTGTGATCGGCACCGGCATGCGCACTCAGGTGGGCCTGATCGCCGAGATGCTGCAAGCTGTGCACCAGGAACAAACCCCGCTGCAACGCCGCCTGGAGGAACTGGGCCGCTGGCTGGGCTGGGCGGCCCTGGTGATCTGCGGCGTGGTCTTTCTGGTGGGCTGGCTGCGCGGCCAGGATGCGCTGCACATGTTTGAGGTCGCTGTGACCCTGGCGATCGCGGCGGTGCCAGAAGGCCTGCCGGCGGTGGTGACCATCGCCCTGGCGCTGGGCATGCGCGAGATGATCCAGCGCAATGCGCTCATCCGCCGCCTGTCGTCTGTAGAGACGCTCGGCTCCGCCACCGTGATCGGCTCAGACAAGACCGGCACGCTGACCCAAAACGCCATGACCGTCACCGACGTATGGGTGGACGGGCGGCGCGTTTCCATCTCCGGCACAGGTTACGTGCCGCGCGGCGAATTCAGCCTGGACGGCAAACCCCTGGACCTGAGCAAGAACGACGGCCTGGGCACGGCCCTGTGGTTGGCGGCCCTGAACAACGACGCCATCCTGGAACCCAGTGGCGAGAGCGAAAGCCAACAAACCCTGCGGGTGATCGGTGACCCTACCGAAGCCGCCATGCTGGTGGCTGCAGCCAAGGCCTACGCCGCTTACGAAGAATTAAAACACACCTTCCCGCGGGTGCAGGAGATCCCCTTCGACTCGACCCGCAAACGTATGTCCACCATCCACCATGTGGCCCAACCGGCCAATAGCGATCTATCACCCTTCGCTTCCGATGATCAGAAACAAGGTTGGCATGTGGTGGCCGTCAAGGGCGCCCCGGATGTGGTGCTGGGCCTCTGCCAGCAATACGCCACAATGGACGACAAAGTCGTGGACCTGACCGACGATATGCGCAACCGCGTGTTGGAGGCCAACGACCACATGGCACAGGATGCGCTGCGCGTCATCGCCGTGGCTTACCGCCTGGTGAAGGACGTGCCCGACAAGCTGACCCCCGAACATGTGGAGAAGGACCTGGTGTTTGTGGGCCTGCTGGGTATGATCGACCCGCCGCGACCCGAAGTGCAGGGCGCGTTGCAAAAGGCGCGCAAAGCGGGCATCCGCACTGTAATGATCACCGGCGACTATCCGCAAACCGCCCGGGCCATCGCGCTGCAGATCGGCCTGGTGAATGAGGAGAACAGCCAAGTCATCTCCGGCACAGAGCTGAACGAGATGAGCGACGAGCAGCTGCAGCAAGAGCTGCACCGCACCAGCGTCTTCGCCCGCGTCTCGCCGGAGCACAAGGTGCGCATTGTCAGCGCCCTGCGCGCCAACGGCAACGTGGTGGCGATGACCGGCGACGGCGTCAATGACGCTCCCGCCCTGAAGCAGGCCGATATCGGCGTGGCGATGGGCATCACCGGCACAGACGTCGCCAAGGAAACCGCCGACATGGTGCTGACCGACGACAACTACGCCAGCATCGTCTCGGCGGTGGAGCAGGGCCGGGTGATCTACAGCAACATCCGCAAGTTCGTCTTCTTCCTGCTCTCCTGCAATACTGCGGAGATCATGATCATCTTCACCGCGATCATGATGGGCCTGCCGGCGCCGCTGGCGCCGATCCAGCTGCTGTGGCTGAACCTGCTCACCGACGGCGCCCCGGCGCTGGCGCTGGGCACCGAGAAGGGCGACCCAGATGTGATGGAAGCCCAACCGCGCGGCAAGGACGAGCCGATCATTGACGGCGAGATGCGCTTGGGCATCATCATCCAGACCATCGTCAAGACCGTCGCGGTACTGGGCGCTTACATCGCCGGCCTGCAGCTTTTCCCGGTCAGCGAAGGCATCAACCTGACCGCCGAGACAATGGCTTTCCTGACCCTGGGCTTCTGCGAGCTGGCACGCGCCTACACCGCTCGTTCGGAGCACTACTCCATGTTCCACGGCGGCGTGTTCAGCAATAAGAACATGAACTGGGCGGTGCTGCTCTCCAGCGTCCTGCTGTTGATCGTGGTTTATGTCCCTGGCCTGCAGGGCATCTTTGAAACCACCCCGATGGGGTTGGAGCACTGGATCTACATTCTGCCGCTGGCCTTGGTGCCTGCTATTGCAGCTGAGATCACCAAGTGGTTCCTGCTGCGCAACCTGCGCCGCAAACAAGTGACTGCCTAG